gacttcGTTTGGTTCATGGTCATGAGGCGATCTCTGGGAACTAAAGAGCCGGTGTCCTGGCTAACTTGGGATCAGCGTCCAATATGATGGGACCTCCGAATGGTTTCAGGCtcaacatgagagaaggtggaggctgcatccGGGTCTGAGAATGAGTAAAATGTTTCTACAGTCGCCTTCCCCTAGGGCGGTGTCTGAGTAGATCGGTATCTTCCCGGATTATgggtctgatcacgggacatggtcacctgaggaagcatctccACAGAGGCAGTATGCTTCGgaaggatccgctctgtagaatgtgtggcTTCTGAACACCTGCTCCTTAACTGCCCTGCAGCAGTAAGGGAGTGGTACGCTATGTTTAGTAGTTTGGAAAAGCAAATTTCCCCAGTTCGAGCAGTTCTTGGAAGTCATTTAATAGTACACAAAGGTTTCCATTGTCTATATTTATTCTACGATTGAATTGTGGTAAATTGCCATTACCAATTTCGAGCAACAGTTCTGCAAAATtcttgttttaatgaaacaaGGAAActcatattagttttaaattctaaTCCATTTACATATGGCCAGATGTATGATCGTTTTAGTGATGCATTAATCTTATCTTTTAATGCATCATTACATTCAAGCTGTAATGTTCTTGTTGAAATACTTTAGAccataatggaaaaataaaaaaagtctcaATTTTGTTCGGCTAGGGAACGAAAAATTAAGCCTTGGATCACAAATAGTTTAATCAAATTGATTAGATTTAGAGATAAATTAAGTCAGCGCTGCAAAAGAGAACCATTCAATACAGTGCtacttaaaaacttcaaaaactatagaaatatcttaaataaaacaattaaaaatgcaaagtGCCAATACTACAGGAGGAATATCTGTAAAGCGGGAAACAATAGCAAATTACCGTGGAAAAATATTGGAGAAATTACAGGCACTGTGACTAAAAAAGATAATTTTCCGATTGAACAATTTTTATcgaacaagaataatattttgaactCAGACATTATCAATGTGGCGAATACTTTTAATGAGTATTATGTAGGAGTGGGAGCTGATCTGGCCGGCGCTGTCCCTCCTGTGGCCGAGTGTGTAGTGGACGACGACATGCACAGGGTGGACTCTGTATTTCACCTGGAACCTGTCACTGAGCAGGATATTGTAGAAGTAGTACAAGACATGCGAGATGGGTCTGCCCCCGGACTGGACGACCTACCAGTTTGgtctataaaagaaaacatccAAGTTCTTAAATTTCCACTTTCAcacgtaataaataatagttttagacaaGGTATTTATCCGGTCGCGTTTAAAAGTGGAAAAGTCATCCCTATATATAAACGAGGTCCAAAAAATCAGTGCATTAGTTTCAGGCCTATCACTTTGCAAGTGTCCTCGCCAAGATTTTAGAAAAGTGTGttagaaaacaatttcaaaattacgttATTAATCATGGATTTTTGTATGGAAACCAATTTGGCTTTCGGAGTGATAAAAACCTGAACgataacttattttcatttacaaaagaaattcatgATGCAGTTGGGCGTAATAAGAAAGCACTAATAGTTTTCATAGATCTAGCCAAAGCTTTTGACACAGTCAATAGAGagttactagtaaaaaaaaactagtttgtaTAGGTGTTAGAGGTACGACTTtggaatggtttaaaaattatcttagcGAGAGATATCAGGTTGTCTCAATTTTAGGCaatcatagtttaacaaaacaGGTTGAATATGGTGTTATTCAAGGTAGTACATTAGGACcacttttgtttctaatttatataaacaatattggtaaaattaaccTTTTAGGTGGCCAGATctttctatatgcagatgacacagcctTGTTGTTCGAGGGATCCAGCTGGGGGGAAGCATATGGAGCGGCGGAGCGGGGGCTGCGCACTGTCAAGCGatggtttgaccaaaatcagCTCACAGtcaatttacataaaaccaaGTGTATGGCAATATCACTGAGAGCTGACGGAGATCCTGTGAACCTTACCTTGAAACTCCATACTTGTGCAGGCCAGAATGATTGTGACTGCGAAACTGTTGAAAGAGTGTCAGATTACAAGTACCTCGGTGTAATATTTGATAGTAGACTTAAGTGGACAGCTCATGTGCAATTGTTAAAGAACAGAttgagaaagtttatttatatattttctgttcttcataaaatattaacgcCGGCTTTGATGAAAACAGTTTATCACGCATATGtacaatcattattacaatttggtatCGTTGCTTGGGGCGGAGCatataaaactattcttctaCCATTACATACTTCACAGAAAGCCATTATGAAAGCGGTATTACAAAAACCAACTAGTTACTcatctgaattattatttaatgagttcaaggtttttaatataactcagttatatgcaagaacaataatcttatatatttttaaaaatcaagaaaatattttcaaaaaaaccaacCACCCATACGTTACAAGAACACAGATTAACTCGGGTATTATAACACCAAGaatcaataaatctataaattttacagaCACTTATTATATAGCTAGTactgttttctcaaaattaccccaCCAAATGAAAACTCCCGGTCCATGCAGTTACtattcatataagaaaatagttaataactGGCTAGTAGAATTAGGTAGAACAGGGATAGATAATCTCTCTAAGTCCACTTACAGGGCAACTTAAATGCCGGGGTACTTACGTATCtcggttttgtgtgtgtgtgtgtgtgtgtgtgtgtgtgtgtgtgtgtgtgtgtgtgtgtgtgtgtgtgtgtgtgtgtgtgtgtgtgtgtgtgtgtgtgtgtgtgtgtgtgtgtgtgtgtgtgtgtgtgtgtgtgtgtgtgtgtgtgtgtgtgtgtgtgtgtgtgtgtgtgtgtgtgtgtgtgtgtgtgtgtgtgtgtgtgtgtgtgtgtgtgtgtgtgtgtgtgtgtgtgtgtgtgtgtgtgtgtgtgtgtgtgtgtgtgtgtgtgtgtgtgtgtgtgtgtgtgtgtgtgtgtgtgtgtgtgtgtgtgtgtgtgtgtgtgtgtgtgtgtgtgtgtgtgtgtgtgtgtgtgtgtgtgtgtgtgtgtgtgtgtgtgtgtgtgtgtgtgtgtgtgtgtgtgtgtgtgtgtgtgtgtgtgtgtgtgtgtgtgtgtgtgtgtgtgtgtgtgtgtgtgtgtgtgtgtgtgtgtgtgtgtgtgtgtgtgtgtgtgtgtgtgtgtgtggtgtgtgtgtgtgtgtgtgtgtgtgtgtgtgtgtgtgtgtgtgtgtgtgtgtgtgtgtgtgtgtgtgtgtgtgtgtgtgtgtgtgtgtgtgtgtgtgtgtgtgtgtgtgtgtgtgtgtgtgtgtgtgtgtgtgtgtgtgtgtgtgtgtgtgtgtgtgtgtgtgtgtgtgtgtgtgtgtgtgtgtgtgtgtgtgtgtgtgagtgtgtgtgtgtgtgtgtgtgtgtgtgtgtgtgtgtgtgtgtgtgtgtgtgtgtgtggagagagagagagttggCGTGTGTGGGACCTCTAGAAAGGATGGGTGTATTCGCAAATTAGGTGGTACTAGGTAAACCTTGTGATTGTGTCTGTTTATGAAATCAATCGTGCGTGGAATGTTTGCTATTTGGAAATGAGTTACGCAGGGCAAAAGATTTATGCCCCATAtggtttacagttttaatacatatttgtacctTGCTATAGTTAGAGCCACAGTCTGTGCGGCCACATATATTGCTTCTGTTATTTCCACTTTAAACAGAGAATGTGTAAAATTGCTGCTAATTTTTTATGTATCACTTAGTTACTGAATGTGGACTGATTGGACTCGATTCTCGCGCACAGGTTACGACCCATGCGAGGATCTCATTTCTATGCATAGTTACTATAGATGTTCAATGTGTTGCTTATGgctggaaataaatttatttatttatttatttcttatttcttatcGGCACACGTTCCTCTTGTTTCGACCGGCAAGATTTGACGAAAGTCACATGAGAATAAAATGTTTCTGTCTAATGCTTCCACTGGTGTTTTGTTTGGCATGGCAGCTTCATCCCAAACAGCTAATGAGCAGTTACGCATTAATGTTCCAGTATTACTCTGTTTGGAAATGCTACAATGATGTAAACTTTAAAAGAGGAAATTGGTTATCATTGGGATATTATTTAGGATAGATATATGCTAATGTGGACTTTTTGTAGGCCTTTTCGAAATGTGCAATTCTGTAGAACATATATATAGTTTCCATAGCCATACAGTTATTTCGttaccatttaataaatattaatcgtaATTAATTTATTCGTTTATAAAGCCACTCAAATTCAGTTTTCTACagctaaaacagtttatttttgtcATTGAAAACATTTCCCAAGACTGTTATGATTACATTATCGCGCATCTTCTGTTCGAGTATTGATTGTTGATAGTTGTATCGGATACTTATACGTATGTGGTTCAGCAGATTATTAAGTCCATAAATCAAATCGTAATAATTACTGATAGTTTTATTATTGTGTCGAATTTAGTTATATAGTTTTGAATTCAAATCTAATCCGactatcttttaaattatttattgtgttttactagTTTTGGATACTCAACTCTCCACAATACCTGTAGCTTCGTAGTTTCTGAATTAAGATTCGTTACATagctttattttttactgtaaaagttgttttattttaaagttaaaactaacCAAATGtatgtgaaatttataaatatatttaaaatttcttgataCCAAAACTTTTTAACCCAAATTTTTACAGAACTACTTCTTAGTAACGTGTTCCTAAtaacatggaatatttttaagAGACATACCTTATgtacttaaattacaaatttactacaaaatctTTACCTGTTTTcggtttaattactttaattatacatttttatttcagacatGTCTTTGGACAGACCCGAATGGCTCGATGACAGATTTCTCTCCACATGCCTCCAGAATGGTGCAGCACACAAATCATTTGTTGTGAACAAAGTAGACATCACTTCAGTAGTACCTCCTGGAAGCAATTTTGGGGGTTGTTTATGGAGGGTACATGTAGAATATCAAGAAAATGGCATTGAAAATACTCAAAGTTTGTCTTTGGTAGTTAAAAAGCCAACCGAAATAGAATCAATGAAAGAAGCTTATGGACAGTTTACTATGGTAGAGCCTACATTTTACAAATCGTTCATGCCACAAGCCTACAAAATTTCaccaaatattaattttgcaCCAAAGACTTATGTATCAACCGTTCCCGATGTTATCATACTAGAGGATTTAAAAGCTTGTGGATATTTGATGGCCGATCGGTGCAGGATGTTAGATTTCGACCATTGCCGACTCTATGTTGTTGCTACAGCTTCCTTTCATGCGGTTTCAGTTGCCATCCATAAAATTCAACCGAATCTGGTTGAATCACTTGGTGTTGAGAAAACGTTTTCGAACGATCCTGGACCTGCTGCATTAATAAAGAGGTATAACTTGGTTGGGATGCGTGTATTGGCAGATAAAATGGAGCTTTTAGACGAATACAAGAGATATTCAAACATTTTACGAAATTCTGCATCAGGAGTTTGGGACTTGGCTGTTGAAGCACTTAAACCTAGTGCAAGTCTGAATACTCTTCACCAAGGAGACCCTTGGACCCCAAACATGATGTTCAAGTACGATTCTTCAGGAAAGGTGATAGATGCCAAACTGTTTGGACTTCCAGCAGTTGAGATATTCTTCTCCTGTTAATGATTTGGTCTTCTTCCTGTGGACAAGCGCAATCCATGATGTTCGTGAAAGTAAATTAGAAGATCTATACCAAATTTACTGTGagactttaaataaaaagttagaaGAGTTTGGATGTCCTGAGAGATTAACATATGAGCAAttattggaaaatgtaaaaatattaagtccCTTTGCTCTATTGATGTGTGCCGTGTTCTACCCTGCCGTAACCAGTCAAAGGCTTCTAAATCCAAATGCACTGATGTCTGAAGATGAAATTGTAGTCAGAAATGagtttgaaatgtattataacaaggaattttgtgaatatttgcttCCAAGAATCCTCAAACAGATAAAAGCTGCTGGAATCTTTGATTATGTTACTGGGAAAATACAAGCCCAATGTTAGTTTATCCATTGGATAGAGTAGAACACTTTATTGTATTCAtcaaatagatataaatattatttacacaaattttaccAAACTATCAATATTCAACTATTTAAACATATCGAATCAACATTAATCTTCTTCAACGATAAATAAACGTTACAGTTATGATGTTAAAAATTCTGACTGAAAAAATTATCATCATGGGACTTTTTCATCTTATCTtcaacattgaaaaaacatataCGGATTAATTAGGTTTTGGTTTCAAAATCTCTAGGTCGATAGAATCAGCTATGCTTCTGGCACTTATCACAGTACTTAGACAAACAGGCATTTGAGGTCTTTACCCATTTTGAagacaagattttaaaattcaatggCTGCTAAATCATTATGATTTATAGCA
The Homalodisca vitripennis isolate AUS2020 chromosome 1, UT_GWSS_2.1, whole genome shotgun sequence DNA segment above includes these coding regions:
- the LOC124367198 gene encoding uncharacterized protein LOC124367198 isoform X3, giving the protein MMLGEVVWDMSLDRPEWLDDRFLSTCLQNGAAHKSFVVNKVDITSVVPPGSNFGGCLWRVHVEYQENGIENTQSLSLVVKKPTEIESMKEAYGQFTMVEPTFYKSFMPQAYKISPNINFAPKTYVSTVPDVIILEDLKACGYLMADRCRMLDFDHCRLYVVATASFHAVSVAIHKIQPNLVESLGVEKTFSNDPGPAALIKRYNLVGMRVLADKMELLDEYKRYSNILRNSASGVWDLAVEALKPSASLNTLHQGDPWTPNMMFKYDSSGKVIDAKLFGLPAVEIFFSC
- the LOC124367198 gene encoding uncharacterized protein LOC124367198 isoform X4 yields the protein MSLDRPEWLDDRFLSTCLQNGAAHKSFVVNKVDITSVVPPGSNFGGCLWRVHVEYQENGIENTQSLSLVVKKPTEIESMKEAYGQFTMVEPTFYKSFMPQAYKISPNINFAPKTYVSTVPDVIILEDLKACGYLMADRCRMLDFDHCRLYVVATASFHAVSVAIHKIQPNLVESLGVEKTFSNDPGPAALIKRYNLVGMRVLADKMELLDEYKRYSNILRNSASGVWDLAVEALKPSASLNTLHQGDPWTPNMMFKYDSSGKVIDAKLFGLPAVEIFFSC
- the LOC124367198 gene encoding uncharacterized protein LOC124367198 isoform X1 — its product is MDSDVVDLTSSEENTNKLRQLLSTPPTPLLKRKQQQQQQEEEQQHQQQPQQSTSSLDMSLDRPEWLDDRFLSTCLQNGAAHKSFVVNKVDITSVVPPGSNFGGCLWRVHVEYQENGIENTQSLSLVVKKPTEIESMKEAYGQFTMVEPTFYKSFMPQAYKISPNINFAPKTYVSTVPDVIILEDLKACGYLMADRCRMLDFDHCRLYVVATASFHAVSVAIHKIQPNLVESLGVEKTFSNDPGPAALIKRYNLVGMRVLADKMELLDEYKRYSNILRNSASGVWDLAVEALKPSASLNTLHQGDPWTPNMMFKYDSSGKVIDAKLFGLPAVEIFFSC